From the genome of Populus trichocarpa isolate Nisqually-1 chromosome 15, P.trichocarpa_v4.1, whole genome shotgun sequence, one region includes:
- the LOC18105770 gene encoding squamosa promoter-binding-like protein 18 codes for MESGSYVLGGKGHVSNEPTSSSDTFSRSKNVLMSCDLKNQCNFEYNFLASGSQAIENGARGELGYQQLIEKHAPDTSIRNALISEVSGRKNINPFVVTPNSFSLEDESTSRLSSTAMDSDCRVSAFIDLNLGRFGDPRDVQNCRRIPKSTSIVSPSKSSAPPRRHRAGMNSHTAYCQVYDCNKDLSSSKEYHKRHKVCEVHSRTAKVIVNGIEQRFCQQCSRFHLLAEFDDGKRSCRKRLAGHNERRRKPQVGLQSGRTGRLLHPYSGFSSSRFHETVLPTTSFICQDILQSGLSHPDKYGANDWCKRVKIEDGTGFSPPSAIPITNAYLHSKPLFPSNNSEKMFPTFHEDGASTASGSIFNESTHRYPDVMGCRTSSSHSFLQDTSLGNDEFAAFDAASTIQELSGITASGCARSLLSSQSQNSSSHSSGIPMAQQLLVSCRNTCYSMDQIIGVSSQVSSSTGVPNKFPSWVTSSVKGSHLGPMPIPENSHVVNFDITDGVYHGFNAKDHFGSEDDTTIDLLQLSSQLQRVEHQKQSMQEKQEMILSAAPASLKKASKFL; via the exons ATGGAGTCTGGGAGCTATGTTCTTGGAGGGAAGGGTCATGTATCCAATGAGCCAACATCATCTTCTGATACGTTTTCAAGAAGCAAAAATGTTTTGATGAGTTGCGATTTGAAAAATCAATGTAATTTTGAATATAACTTCTTAGCCTCAGGTTCACAAGCTATTGAGAATGGAGCTCGAGGGGAACTAGGTTATCAGCAATTGATAGAGAAACATGCACCTGACACCTCAATCAGGAATGCCTTAATAAGTGAGGTGTCTGGTAGAAAAAACATCAATCCCTTTGTGGTAACCCCAAATTCATTCTCCTTAGAAGATGAGTCCACTTCCAGGCTTTCAAGCACTGCGATGGACTCTGATTGCAGGGTTTCTGCATTCATTGATTTGAATCTTGGGAGGTTTGGTGATCCTAGAGATGTACAGAATTGCAGAAGAATTCCCAAAAGCACATCTATCGTGTCCCCATCTAAGTCATCTGCACCTCCAAGAAGGCATCGAGCAGGAATGAATTCCCATACTGCCTATTGCCAAGTTTATGATTGTAACAAGGATCTCAGCTCCTCAAAAGAGTATCACAAGAGACATAAAGTATGTGAAGTTCACTCCAGGACTGCCAAAGTCATTGTCAATGGAATAGAACAGAGGTTCTGTCAGCAATGCAGCAG GTTTCATTTGCTCGCTGAATTTGATGATGGTAAGCGCAGCTGTCGCAAACGCCTTGCAGGCCACAATGAGCGAAGGAGAAAGCCTCAAGTTGGTCTTCAATCTGGACGAACTGGAAGGCTACTTCACCCTTACAGTG GCTTTTCCAGCAGTAGGTTTCACGAAACTGTGTTACCAACAACATCTTTTATCTGCCAAGACATACTCCAGAGTGGCCTATCGCATCCTGATAAATATGGAGCAAATGATTGGTGCAAGCGTGTAAAAATTGAAGATGGGACTGGTTTTAGTCCACCATCAGCAATTCCCATTACAAATGCATATCTGCACTCAAAGCCCCTCTTCCCTTCTAATAATTCTGAGAAAATGTTTCCAACTTTTCATGAAGATGGAGCTAGCACTGCATCAGGAAGCATTTTCAATGAGAGCACTCATAGATATCCAGATGTTATGGGATGCAGAACTTCTAGTTCACATTCGTTTCTCCAGGATACGTCTTTGGGAAATGATGAATTCGCTGCTTTTGATGCAGCATCAACCATTCAAGAGTTATCGGGGATCACAGCTTCTGGCTGTGCTCGCTCTCTTCTGTCATCTCAATCACAAAATTCTTCAAGCCATTCATCAGGAATTCCTATGGCCCAGCAGCTGCTAGTTTCATGCAGAAATACATGTTACAGCATGGATCAAATCATAGGAGTTAGCTCACAGGTTTCTTCAAGTACTGGGGTACCAAATAAGTTCCCTTCATGGGTGACGAGTTCCGTCAAGGGGAGTCATTTGGGTCCAATGCCGATACCTGAAAATAGTCATGTCGTCAACTTTGATATAACAGATGGGGTATACCATGGATTTAATGCCAAAGATCACTTTGGCAGTGAAGATGACACGACTATTGACTTGCTTCAACTGTCGTCACAGCTTCAGCGAGTGGAACATCAAAAGCAATCAATGCAAGAGAAACAGGAAATGATCCTTTCAGCTGCCCCGGCATCACTCAAAAAGGCCAGTAAATTTCTTTGA